In Lates calcarifer isolate ASB-BC8 linkage group LG21, TLL_Latcal_v3, whole genome shotgun sequence, a single window of DNA contains:
- the LOC108886340 gene encoding acetylcholinesterase isoform X2, producing the protein MAAHRHYTLLLLILHFLTVSPATQDDLVITTETGKVQGKMISVLDGEVRAFLGIPFGKPPVGELRFRAPEPAEAWEGVKDATKFGNSCYQMKDVIYPGFKGAVMWDPNTPVSEDCLYLNVWTPTANKTNPPLPVMVWIYGGGFTGGTASLDLYDGRFLTQTENVIVVSMNYRLGAFGFLSLPDNKNVPGNAGLKDQQLALKWVSKNIAAFGGDPSKVTIFGESAGSGSVGFQVLSPGSQEYFQRAIMESGAPNAPWGTISNKETWARAARLAKNVGCSTDPAEMEACLQKASADDIVLQQFYVFTKASILGSPFVPVVDGDFVPELPADMLIKGNLPKKDILMGLNRDEGTYFLLYGAPGFNITGESLISRDQYLQGLAISMPDASNVSRAAAIFQYTDWADENNSMKNRDFLAGVVGGKYFFCPVLEFAQKYSYHGGKLYFYFFEHRSTINPWPEWMGVMHGYEIEFVFGMPLIPSLGYQANELAMSKRMIKHWTNFAKTGNPGIEGVEWPLHSAEKQEYLTLSVNASEKKMKLKAHECRLWTKLLPNVQNVSDDLQACQ; encoded by the exons ATGGCGGCACATAGACACTACACCCTACTTCTTCTCATACTTCATTTCTTGACTGTATCACCTGCCACTCAAGATGACCTTGTAATCACTACTGAGACTGGGAAAGTTCAGGGGAAGATGATTTCAGTGCTGGATGGTGAGGTTAGGGCATTTCTTGGAATTCCTTTTGGAAAACCACCTGTCGGAGAATTGAGATTCAGAGCTCCAGAGCCGGCAGAGGCATGGGAAGGCGTGAAAGATGCCACCAAATTTGGAAATAGCTGTTACCAGATGAAAGATGTAATCTATCCAG GGTTCAAGGGTGCAGTGATGTGGGACCCAAACACTCCTGTGAGTGAGGACTGTCTGTACCTAAACGTCTGGACCCCAACTGCCAATAAAACAAATCCACCACTTCCTGTAATGGTCTGGATCTATGGAGGTGGATTCACTGGAGGAACCGCCTCTCTGGACCTTTATGATGGCCGCTTCCTGactcaaactgaaaatgttattgtaGTGTCAATGAATTACAG ACTCGGTGCTTTTGGTTTCCTGTCCCTTCCTGACAACAAGAACGTCCCAGGAAATGCAGGTCTAAAGGACCAGCAGTTGGCCCTCAAGTGGGTATCCAAAAATATTGCTGCTTTTGGAGGTGATCCTTCAAAG GTGACTATATTTGGGGAGAGTGCTGGGTCTGGATCTGTGGGCTTCCAAGTGCTGTCCCCTGGGAGCCAGGAGTATTTCCAAAGGGCTATAATGGAGAGTGGAGCTCCTAATGCACCCTGGGGCACAATCAGCAATAAAGAGACCTGGGCCAG GGCCGCGAGGCTGGCGAAGAATGTGGGGTGTTCCACTGATCCAGCTGAAATGGAAGCTTGTCTTCAGAAGGCTAGTGCTGATGATATCGTATTGCAgcagttttatgttttcacaaaGGCTTCAATCTTAGGCTCACCCTTCGTCCCTGTTGTTGATGGAGACTTTGTGCCAGAGTTACCTGCg gatATGCTGATTAAGGGTAACCTCCCAAAGAAAGATATTCTGATGGGATTAAACAGAGATGAAGGCACCTACTTCCTATTGTATGGAGCTCCTGGATTTAACATCACAGGCGAGAGTCTCATCAGCAGGGATCAGTATTTGCAAGGATTGGCCATTTCAATGCCAGATGCGAGTAATGTCTCAAGAGCTGCAGCCATTTTCCAGTACACTGATTGGGCAGATGAGAACAACAGCATGAAAAACCGTGATTTCCTGGCTGGTGTGGTTGGAGGAAAGTACTTTTTCTGTCCTGTGCTGGAGTTTGCTCAAAA GTACTCATACCATGGTGGtaaactttacttttatttctttgagCATCGGTCAACCATCAACCCTTGGCCAGAATGGATGGGTGTTATGCATGGCTATGAGATTGAATTTGTCTTTGGAATGCCTCTGATTCCATCCCTGGGATACCAGGCAAATGAATTGGCCATGAGCAAGAGGATGATCAAACACTGGACCAACTTTGCCAAAACAGG GAATCCGGGTATTGAAGGAGTTGAATGGCCCTTGCACAGTGCTGAGAAACAGGAGTATCTGACTCTGAGCGTCAATGCttcagagaaaaagatgaagttGAAGGCTCACGAGTGCCGTCTCTGGACCAAATTGCTACCAAATGTACAGAATGTCTCAG aTGATCTCCAGGCTTGTCAATAA